GCGAGTTGGTGTCCAATGCCAGCGACGCTCTGGAGAAGCGCCACCTGCTGGAGCTCAGCAACCCTGATTACGCCCGCGAGCCGGCCGACGAGGCCCCACTGATTGCCCTCTCCTGCAACCAGAGCAAGAGTCGCTTCATCATCCGCGATACCGGTATCGGCATGACCCGAGAGGAGCTGACAGCGAACCTGGGCACGATTGCCGGCTCCGGCTCGAAGGCGTTTGTACACGAGCTccagagcagcggcaaaTCGGCGGCCGAGAAGATCATCGGCCAGTTCGGCGTCGGCTTCTACGCGTGCTTCATGGTGGCCAAGAACGTCAAGGTCTACAGCCGCAGTGCCAAGAAGGGCTCGAAGGGCTACCTGTGGGAGTCGGAGGGCACCGGCACCTTCAAAGTGACGGAGTGCGAGGGGGTCGAAAAGGGTACCAAGATTGTGCTGGATGTGAAGGACACGGAGCTGTCCTTCTGCACCCCGCAGGTGGTGGAGCGGGTGCTGAAGAAGTACAGCAACTTTGTCTCCTACGAGATCACTCTCAACGGCGGCAAGGTAAACACTGTCGAGGCGCTCTGGATGAAGGACAAGAACGACGTCACCAACGAGGAGCATATCGACTTTTACAAGTTCATCTCCGGCTCCTACGACAGCCCCATGTTCCGCCTTCACTACTCCATCGACGCCCCGATGAGCGTGCGGGCGCTGCTCTACGTGCCGCAGTCGCACACGGAGAAGtacggcggtggccgcaTGGAGGCGGGTGTGAACTTGTACTCTCGCCGCGTGCTGATCCAGTCCAAGGCGAAGGGGCTGCTGCCGGACTGGCTGCGTTTCATCAAGGGTGCCGTGGACAGCGAGTCGATCCCGCTAAACGTGTCGCGCGAGCACACGCAGGACGGCGGTATGATGCGCCGGCTGAGCACGATCCTGACAAAGCGGATCATTCGCTggctcgaggaggagagcaagcGCGACCGCAGCAAGTACG
This genomic stretch from Leishmania infantum JPCM5 genome chromosome 33 harbors:
- a CDS encoding putative heat shock protein, with amino-acid sequence MGFKTETRQLLDIVACSLYSDKEVFIRELVSNASDALEKRHLLELSNPDYAREPADEAPLIALSCNQSKSRFIIRDTGIGMTREELTANLGTIAGSGSKAFVHELQSSGKSAAEKIIGQFGVGFYACFMVAKNVKVYSRSAKKGSKGYLWESEGTGTFKVTECEGVEKGTKIVLDVKDTELSFCTPQVVERVLKKYSNFVSYEITLNGGKVNTVEALWMKDKNDVTNEEHIDFYKFISGSYDSPMFRLHYSIDAPMSVRALLYVPQSHTEKYGGGRMEAGVNLYSRRVLIQSKAKGLLPDWLRFIKGAVDSESIPLNVSREHTQDGGMMRRLSTILTKRIIRWLEEESKRDRSKYERFIQEYGPFLKEGVCTDQVHKMELAKLLRFQTTKSDIDYPYVSLDNYRDRMQPNQSHIYYLNLPSKEMALQSPYYEQYKEHDLEVLICTEPIDDFVMQHLDTYAKHKLQNIEMFDANLDGYVQHKKKLEGDKNDDVAVKKQLNDVQVKALSDFISKRLVGRVGVVKSTDRLRDSPAVLADHEAAQMRKIYRMTGQAAGPPPKYNLHFNPQHPLIRKLYTLSQSEASEEVETAGLLTEQIFDNAIIAAGLLEDPRSIVTRLNTIMSRMVEKVPEPSADK